The following are from one region of the Candidatus Hydrogenedentota bacterium genome:
- a CDS encoding sugar phosphate isomerase/epimerase, which yields MTLRLATGLWVFSNTADRFCAEGYRDMPRTADVLATIAKLKGIKGVEIRQTDITNEMPVKEMKRVLKELGLVCSCVAANLCHSRRFSLAGFGHQHQKTRNAAIDEGRKAVDIARNLGTTEVLLRLYTDGFDYPFHVDYTAHWNTVISSIKTIAKYASPDVNVAIAYKPRDPRKHLTVSSVGKALSMCQEIAMKNVGVGLNFSHAMMAGENPAESIAFLSRASKLFQVYFSDGYPLWDDSMMPGSVHLWETMEALFYLKATKFKGFVTLDILPQRIEPTHALQIAMGNLAILWKKLEKLDMAELRKAQKTLDATESQRIIRRVMLQG from the coding sequence ATGACATTAAGACTTGCCACCGGTTTGTGGGTGTTTTCGAACACGGCGGACCGGTTCTGCGCCGAAGGATACCGGGACATGCCCCGGACAGCCGATGTGCTGGCCACCATCGCCAAGCTGAAAGGCATCAAGGGGGTGGAAATCCGCCAGACCGACATCACCAACGAGATGCCGGTGAAGGAGATGAAGCGCGTGCTCAAAGAGCTCGGGCTGGTCTGCTCCTGTGTGGCGGCCAACCTGTGCCATTCACGCCGGTTTTCCCTGGCGGGTTTCGGGCACCAGCACCAGAAAACCCGGAACGCTGCGATTGACGAGGGCCGCAAAGCGGTGGACATCGCCCGAAACCTGGGCACCACCGAGGTGCTGCTCCGGCTGTACACGGACGGGTTCGACTATCCCTTCCATGTGGACTACACGGCCCACTGGAACACGGTGATCTCCTCGATCAAGACCATCGCCAAATACGCGTCCCCGGACGTGAATGTGGCCATCGCCTACAAGCCGCGCGACCCGCGCAAACACCTGACCGTCTCCTCCGTGGGCAAGGCGCTCTCGATGTGCCAGGAAATTGCGATGAAGAACGTGGGCGTCGGCCTGAATTTTTCCCATGCCATGATGGCGGGCGAGAACCCGGCCGAGTCCATCGCGTTCCTCTCGCGGGCCAGCAAGCTGTTCCAGGTCTATTTCAGCGACGGTTACCCGCTTTGGGACGACAGCATGATGCCGGGCAGCGTACACCTGTGGGAGACCATGGAGGCGCTGTTCTACCTGAAGGCCACCAAGTTCAAGGGTTTTGTCACGCTGGACATCCTGCCCCAGCGGATCGAGCCGACCCATGCGCTCCAGATTGCCATGGGCAATCTGGCCATTCTTTGGAAAAAGCTCGAGAAGCTGGACATGGCCGAACTGCGCAAGGCGCAGAAGACGCTTGACGCCACGGAAAGCCAGCGCATCATCCGCCGGGTGATGCTGCAGGGCTGA